Genomic window (Argopecten irradians isolate NY unplaced genomic scaffold, Ai_NY scaffold_1274, whole genome shotgun sequence):
gatcccttcagcccttttggagaaatagcggtaacaagagaaatgttaacggacggaaggacggacggacggaaggacggatcacggacgaaaagcgatttgaatagcccaccatctgatgatggcgggctaaaaaacaaacactgcTTAAAACTACTCATGTACATTTTTAATGTAAAGTAGATTTACTGTATACTAGCTGTCCAATGGAATCTTAAGTCACAAACTATCATAATGGCTGTTATTTTAGAATACATGTATAGGGCAATTCCAATAGTGGAGCCGGATTGATATTCAATTTCAGGACTTCACTAAAAGGAACATCATTCATTTTGAACTTCCATCCCTAAATCAAGAAGCAATAAAGCAGCTATATGCCTACCTGCTTCTTGTTTGACTTTGCAGTTTTGGAGACCTTGTTTTCATCCGTCTTTTCTTTGGTGCCATCTTTTTCTTCTTCATGGGTTTTATTAACCTTAAATTTCAAAGTATAGATTTATTCTTTCTTGCATTAATCAGACACACATCAATATGAACTAGTTGTATGTATTCTGTATTAACTTTTCTTGTACACTGGAACTTCCCTAAACCAACCGATTTAGAGACAGACTCAGTTTTGAGAAGTGAATTAACCCAATCTTGACTTCGGTATTCGAATCTGGAATGTAATTCACCGAAACTCATTTTCTACATTATGTTATACAACATACCCCATGTACATGTTCTTATAGTGTTTGTTATAACTGATCCACATTATTGTTTAAGacaatgttatcacaaaagaatGAATTAACTGTTAACActataaacataatattttgtGCAAATAGCAAGAAGCAATAAAGCTATATGCCTACCTTCTTGTTGCTTGCAGTTTTGGAGGCCTTGTTTTCATCCGTCTTTTCTTTGGTGCTGTCCTTTTCTTCTTCTTGAGTTTTATTAACCTGAAATTTCAAAGTATAGATTTATTCTTTCTTGCATTAATCAGAGACACATCAATATGAACTAGTCATATGTATTCTGTATTAAATTTTCTTGTACCATTTAATTGGAACTATtgtgattttgatattgcaTACTAAATCATATTTTATCCAAATTAAAGGCAAAAGTGCTGGCAGGTATGTAGCCAAGGTtgaaacaatgttaatgcaaaTCTTATTCCCTGCCAAACCCTGAGGTACTATCTCCCAACAAATTATCAATCCTCTCTCTAGCGATTCCCTGCTATTCTGAGAGTGAAGTTACTTACttctttattgaaaatataatctttataaaGTTTGATCATTACAAgtgaaagaaaaacatttatttttttttattttacattaaagatACTTAATTGTACTATGATTATCATACATGCAGCAATATAGATGATtactacatgtactatgtaTTTTGGCAtatctataatgaattattatatatacccTTGTTATAACACTGAAGTCCCTTTTACATATTATAATCATTTGAGgtcaaaaatatgataaatgaagATTTTAGGTAAAGGAGGTACTTGTTATGCAGAGTAAAAAGTAACACCCCCATCCCCATGCCCCCATCCCTCACACACACCCTCCTCTGGAGTAGGGATGATCATTATCAGTAACTATAAATTCAAGATATTCACCTCCAAAGATTTTGAAGACCGAGTAACAATCCGGTTCGTTTTCTCACTGTTTGAAGTTCCAACAGCATGTAAAGATACATTTTCTTCTGTTTTATCTACTGATGAACCATAATTGTCATTTTTTCCTGACTTGCCTCGTTTCTCCTGaacatttcttttctttcttccctGTTTTTTCTTTCTGTCTTCTTTGGACTTTCTTGGTTTTTTCCTCCTCTTTTTGGGATCACCATGTTGACTACTATTATCCTCATCACTTGACCCACTTTCCTCATCACTGTTGCTCACTGTTGAGGCAGCATCCTGTTCCTGCTGTATTATATCCATACTTGAGTATGTAGAGGAGCCCTGATCAGTTGATGGTTTATCCACAGAGAAAAGAGGAGACTCCTTCAATGCCTCTGACATGGATTTCAGTTTCTCTGTTGTGTCTGCTCTAGCTGAACCATCCCCATAAAGCTCATCATCCTGTATTTCACTTGATCTTGATTCATTTCCAAATCTTGAACTTGGACTTTCCCAAacattgtcaatattttttccaaCATTGCCACTGAAGACTTCTTTCTGTTGGGACTCTGTGATTTGATTGCTGTCATTTCCTTGTGTACATTGTGATTGATGAGTTTGAGGAACTGAAGTTGTATCAGACCCAGTCTCCTCTACTAGCATAGGCTCTGAGTCTGGCCTATCCTGACCTCTTGTGGTGTCTTCTGCAGCAGATGCAAGATTTCTATGGAATTAGATATTGTAGCATCTCCTTTAGGTGTTGCTTCCACTGTACCAGATGCAGACTTTCCAGTGACATCAAATGAAGTAGCATCTCCTTTGTGTGTTTTGTCATACAATGTGCTGGCCTGGTGCCCCTGAAGAGAATATTTGTGTGGGTTCCAAGAGTCTCCATGATTAGCATCATTATCATTGCTTTCCTTTAATTGATTCTCATTTGATTTTCCATTATTTCGAAGAATTTCAATGTTGGTTTGAAATCTTGACATAAGTGGGGGATTGTAACAATCATTCTCTGTGGGGTTTAGAACACCTTGTGAAGCTTCATTTTGATTGCCATACAAAATTTGTACATTTGATCCTGATGGTTGTGTATGGCTTCTGGCTGTTGACTGCTCTGTGTCTTCAAAGCCAGAGTTGTCTCCCTGGATAATGTTTTCATCTATAGCTGTTGGGCCTTCTCCTCTATACAATAACTTCAAATTTGCTCCTGAGAGCTGCAATTTCTGGTCAGTGTTATATTGTGGCATTCCATGTCCTTGAAGTGTTTCATTCTCAACCCTTGATCTTGTACCAGGTTCATCCACAGCAGTGTCCATCTTAGTACAGCCATCTTCTGTATGTCGAGGAATTTTGGGTGGTGACACAGCATCATCTTGGTCAGTCTCTGCCTGATAAAATGGTGAAGCAGGTTTACCCATGTGGTGTTGCAGTAGTTGAAGGATTTTGAGCACTTTCGGGTTCACTGATAGACAGCTCACACTGTCCATTGCTGTGTCCAGGTTGTGTCTGGTTCTCAGGCTTAGCAAGGTTTACCTGGGCCTTCTGTACTACTGTTTGTGGAACACCTTTATCTGTAATAATTGagtatatatatcaatcataATTCAGGGATCAGTCTATAATTCCACTTTCATTTTCATACATAtcgtaaaaaatataaaaatttatcTACATAGTAATGGTCATTGTTTTCATGGTTGCTATGTTATTATATGTGTACCTGAATATATTATACTTATGAATGGAAGTAAAACTTACCAGATTTGCAGATGGGACAGACCGTTTCATTTTTCCTGATTATTCCTGTACACGGAGTTTTCCCACTGTTGGCCCCACATACTCGAGACCCAGACTCAAAAATAGACTGGTCTACTCTCCAGGCACAAATGTGACAGAATTTTTGACCCCGTGGCAGTTCTTTGTTGCTACATGGTTGTCCTTCATCTGTTCCAGGACAAGCAACAGTATCTTTAGGTTTTTCAACATCATTTTTTGGGACCTTTGTACCGCATTCCGGACAGAATCTGAATTTGGCATTTTGTAGATCAAATCCACAAGGCCCACCATCTTCATTCAAACCTTGACACTTCACCATGTCAAAGGTTTTCTAGTTCACCTGTAATACAcacaacaaatataaataaatggaaaTTAGATAGTCATGTTTTACTAGAAACTCAGATTCAGACATCTCAATTTTTAAACTCATTTTCCAAAATTTATGATTTCCAAAACTTCTGAAAAGACATTTTAAGTACATGCAGGACATCATTTTATGATATTGTCCGAAATAGGCCTAACTTCaaaaaaatacttgtattttttttttatttcactgattcaatatgtatgaaaaatatgggaaaatttaaacaaattacaaaaatgttgttttggtgttaaaaatattcttattaccatgatttataatttataaatatatattttaactgtCTTTTATTTAGTGCCCCTGTATGTAAGTTCTGTGTATTCACTATGTATCTATAATAAAGCTTTGTTGAGGTCAATATGGTGTTTTATCATATGACTCATAATTTTGCtgtttttgattggttgataaaTTAGCAAATACATTATCAACCACGAAATTGGTGACAAAAAACAAGGAAGTGACAGACTGTACAGAGTTCAGATACCTTTTATCAGTTCATGCAGTAACCTAGCTAGCTGTGTCTTAAAACAGGTCAAGGGAATCATATTCATTTTCGAGGTTGGTATCAGTCTATAGCTAGATTGTACCTAAATGTAGAGAAAAACGACTTCAGAATTTCATGATGCCAGGTTAATTTTTTGTGACTTTATTATAAAGTCAGCAAGATATGGTAGAAGGCAACATGTACTATCTACTGCTGAAAAATGCAAAACGTTCACGAATACCAGGGAAAGATCCAGCAATAAAACTTTTTGCTCTTACTACTGGAAAATgaagtattttgattttgaaaaaactATTCATGGAAAAGGAATATTACTTAGATCCTGCCAAAAAAAATTGAATGTCGTCCTGTTAATTTTTTAAGGTTAATTTTTGTATTGGCTGTTCataaagtcaataaaaggcaTATGTATTATTAACTCTGATTGGTCACATGTATGGAGGTCGATATTTAGCATATCAACTcagtgtttccatttttagaaatcaaattaatattcatattatGATATCACAACTGGATTGATATTGCTTGTGTGATGTCACATATCATGACATTATATTCACAAGTTCTTTGGGAAGATGTACTCTGgctgttctttatcaatttttttatatatccaACGAGAAGAAAAAATGAAGCCCTTCATTAATGAAACAAGTCATATAAGATGAGATAGGTCAGGAAGTAAAATGTAAACGACCTTGAGGACAGGTAACAGCTAGATAACAAGATTTTTTTAAGATTCCTTGAAAATACTAACTTGATAAAGAAACTGAAACTTTATGAGAAATGAAAGTGAAAGTTGGTATTTTACATGTTGCTTTTAAGTGTTTGCATATAAAGATAAtacattgataaaatatctGTGTACACTCTTACTATATACATACCAAGGTTATGCTTCATGCATATCTTAACTTTTTATGTGTACATGATATATAGAGATATCGGCACATAACAGCAATATCCCTCTGTGGATTGTGAAAATGgtggagtttccaatctctctTCTATCACagttaaattacatgtatgtttcagcCCAGTCACAGATATGACAGAACCATAGCTATGGGCTCTTTAaaatacaaactttatcattAAAAATACTCTTTATTCCACTGTTCAGATATCTAATAAATTAGAAATGCTACAATATTTCAAGACATGATCAAATGACACTAATCGATgaagtattgttttatttgtgttcacAAACATAGATTTCTAATGGAAGAATATATTCTTCGATAGTTAACAATGATATTATGTGGTTGTTATGGGAAAAGATAACGGGGTAAATATTCTCTTTCAGCCCCTTTTCTGGCAAGACAAGAGAACCTCAATCtgaggggtaagattcttaagttaCCTGTTACCTGTTACCTGTCCTTAAACACCGTAGTTAGCTGGCTCCAGCTAGTTGTGGCACGTTTTGTTCATTTACAAGATTATTGTCCGATTGTCAAATATGAGGCTTTGCCAAGAGTTTGACAGCTAGCTTAATAATCTTATCCCGAGTTTTGAGATCTCACCACAAGGAgagtgaatgattctttttcagTTACCCACTTTGTGTCTCTAATAATGACGTGTTAGTAAAACAAGTAAGAATGATGTGACTTGAGTGAATTATCATCTACGCCATTGTGATGACATCGTTGCATTGGTGTCTGATGTCATATACTACACTGTTACGGCCGTTTTGATATAAGTTTGAAGAAAACTgtgactgcaagtcaattctccatgcATGAAAATACTGTATTCGATccatagaaacaaatttggaccAGCCTTCcataaattattctacaaagccataaatcaattttcaaaagaaagtaagttatgaaatatttcagaaacattGATTTCCAACTGCTAAGTGACAACTCTATTCTATGTCGTAACTTACATGTCGCTTCCTTGTGTATAgtgtataatttcatttttcatgcatattttaaagattatttaatttgttttgatgaTTAATGCTGAGATTACTGTCCAATACATGTACCCAACCAAATACAAACATCAAACACAGATTCGCCATTTTGTTCAACTGGGCTTTAAATGAATTCACATGGTGATTAAGGTCACATGACTATAAACAGACTGAACGTTGTTGTCCAGAAAAAAAAGTGTATGTATTGCAGGATATTTTGAACGAAAATTAATCCTGTAGTTTGCAATATCTTTTATTGTAAAACCAATCTAGTTTCTGAAActaatgttaataattttagaGAAAATCATAATTTTGTAGACGAGGTTATATTGCATAAGTATTCATGAAATGTAGCATTAGATGACACGAGTGTGTGATAAACCTGTATTACACACGTAAATTGTAGGCATGAAAGATTAATCTACATTCTTAGTTAACAAGTTTCAATTTTACATGATAAAACTCATATTTGATCATATTTGCTTTCTGTATCTGTACGATTACCATGCCAATTCACCTAAAGTAATTCTGATAGAAGACACTTTATATAGTTCATTATGATTTGCACAAAAAAAATTGCAGGGCTTGACATAAACCATTGCTCAACTGCCCCTGGCAGGTTGGACCTCCTGTCGGCCAAGTTTGACAGTAACATGTCTGTGACTTGTGGAGGTGGAGATTTTAGTGAGGcctaaattaaaatattgtttgtttgccCTCCTCCAACCGACCCATGAAAATCAGCCCGACTCaaaaaattttattgaaatattctagtgaaaattttttttattgtcgtGTACTTTCCAGTACCGTGTGAAAACCTTTGATGAATCGTGGTATAAATTTTTGTTTCGCCTCGTGATCAATTTTGACAATCGCGGTAATTTTCCAATACTGGGTCTTTGATACGCTTTCATTATACGGACAGTTTCATTGAGTATTCGAAGCGCCTAAATGATTTGAATCCACACACGGCGCGGCAAGATGTCAGAGACCGCAAAGAAAAAATCTAAAAGTTCAGATGAAAATCTGGTAATACTGACTGTGTTGTACGGTGAAATTTATCGATCATAATAAAACTTCTGATACAACAAGTTCAATCCTACGCAATAGGATCCTAGAATTCTACGAGGATGACACATGGGGTGACGTGTTGGATGAGATTTTCAACTTGAATCCATCTCGAAGTCCATCCCCACCGGGGAAAAGCGATACCGTAGACACGTGTTTGTCATCGAAAACATCAGCTGAGACATTTCATCCACACATCGAGGAACCCATTTCCGTTGTTTTAAACTTTGACAAATCCCTTAAATACGTGACATTCGAAGTTACTAAATTCCATGATGAATCGCTAAATGTCAGTACAACTACAAGTACCAGTGCCACCAATGCATTTGACGTCCTGACTTCGATCAGAACAAAAAGCGGCTAAGCCTAAAAATGAGCCCAGAACAGGTGAGTTGAGTGGCATTCTGTGTTTAATGGTTTTAAATTACCAAGCCTGCAGAATGTATTCAAATAAAAGCTGATCACTGCagacatttgttttttgttttcattgtagCTTTTGTTTATATCCCCCCGCAGTGTATGCAAAGAGATTATGTATCAATTCAAATTTTGGTGTGTCGTAAATACTAATTACTATTAAAAGTTGAATCATTCCATGGATCTTCAAACGTTTTGGTAGTCGGATGTAACATGGTAAAATGTCAGAATATTGGGGTCAAGAGTCAAAGATAGAAGTCCACCGTCAGAcgtatggattttttttttgaaattcgGTAGATGTACGATGGtccagaaaatatttaaagactCTTTCCCGAGGGTATAGACCTTCAATGCTAACCCTGCCCAGACAAAACgcccatgtttgattatttttcttatacgTCTTGTACTTGTACTGACACATCATGTGTAGTGTGAGTCGGGCAGGTTAAGTTTTTGTGGTCACTGTCCCGACAGGGCAAGTCCTTAAAAAAGTTGATGTCAAGTCACCTGAATTGTCTGAAAATTTGTGTGTGATTATACGAGTACACATGCAATGGCGTGAATTGGTCGCCTGACTGGCAGTTACAGCAGTTACATAGTGTAGACCTACAATATACATGCTACTTTTTTCAATGGTCCATTTCAAGAGAGAATTAAGAATGTAGTCTCATGGTAAGGGAGACagatcatgattttttcatacagaCGCTTGAGTTATGAGAGTGCTCTAAGCCcttcaagcatttgaatgaccgcgatttgattaatacccccttttctgaagtttgaatttatgaataaattattttattagttttaaaaataacaacacaaataatcCTATCAATCTTAAATTGCTTTTTTTATggtttaatatatattgattaaacattgttaattattttaaaactaaaactattgacatctaggctatattgtaacagaaaattctgcagtgaatgtataaaaagtatataaataggggagataactctattgtAAATCCCgtctttttcaatgaaaaatgaaggtTTTTTGGTGCTAAAAATGCTCTGTCTTGACAAATTGTggttcaattttcttgaaaattgactgattaaaagcaactttgtcactttttagtctgttttttttctataaaaattgaacttcacaattttgatttattttcattttggtgagAATGTTTTAGGTAATTTACTTGCGTCTTTTTTACCTAATTTCCTCCAAAAGTGATCActagaaattaattatgacgagaagtaaagcattttaaaaaaaaaaacgattgatatatatcacgtcaattaaataatatatatatcgtagaacattttgttaattattttcatttacagggCGGATTTAGTACAGACTAATGCTGTTTTTTCATGTGCAGAATCTActcaaaaatggcaaatttgaatatttattaagaaaaaatggatggttcaatttcttcgaaactttgacagaagatgcataacaacatatttacttcataaaaacaaatatgaaaaatattgaactacAGGAAAATTTTGGGGGATGTGAGACTACCACCTTAATCTGTTTAAAAACCATACTACAtgaaacaaaacatcacaaaattatgttataacaaaataaaacaaaaatttaaaataaaatatccatgTTAGTTTGGCTGGGATTGGTTAATATGAATTCTACTTTCGGTATTTCAACCGTCGACAAAATGTCCGACTGACTTTTGATCATGATCTTCTACTGTGCTTAGTCGAGTGTTACAATAAGCTAGAGTCATTATATTAGAGAATTATTGTCATTGAAACGGCTCTAGAATATACAACAAAGTATCTATCAACTCACCTCAGTCAAATTTGAAATTACATCGTCATGTTATACTTAGACAATTATATTAATGTTTCGCTCTGCTGTCAATGTCCTGCCAACTTGCGGCTATGGCTGCGGCAAAGTGGTGATCACGTGACCGAGATATTAGCAACGAAGACTAATTTTACGAGACACTGAGAGAGACAAAATTGTAGTATTCTGTGATAAAATTCTTAACAATTATTTCTAGATATCATAcactaaaaaataaacataaataagaGTCgtgaaaaaaatcatgaatCATACGTATATGCATTTATTTGTTGAACcgaaagtgaaagtagactCTCTGTGCAGTACGAACTAAATACACAGATTTTTCCTGATAccttatttagaaaaaaaatgtatatcttTAACCTTGTGATTTGATAAAGATTGGCtgaatttatttctttataagtacgtttttacatatatatgtcctCATTGTCATTTTCGGAAAATCATATATTCAGTGGAAATCCCAGCTTTCACTTTCGTTTCTGAGAAATAAGGAGCACGTTATAGGGCCTATTGTACAAAATGTAGTCCAATgtacacatattttatttgagtCTTACCTcttgtaattttacaaaaaaacatgTGGTACAATACGTacgtacattatatatatatatatgtacagcgCACATGTTACATAAACGTacctaaatacatgtactcaacttcctagccaagggtatttagtACGATTAGAAAGTACCCTTAGTTAGCGAAGTTGCTAAATACTTAGTCCCGCTAAACcactgcctatattattaggctttttaggcaaaaaaaaaaattaaaaaagcctaataatataggcaggtttagcggactactaAATACTGTACTACAAAAGCCACTATAAAAAGAGTTATGACTGAGACTACATAATATCAgagatttatatattaattatttaaatctctgataataTTCTTTTGTACTTTATATGCTATTTAAAATCGATAGTAATGCTATTTAACTTTACACATACCGGTAGTTTTTTTTAAGATATTTGTGAGTTTAAAAATTGTATACAATATGATAAAAAGCTATAACTTGGTGATAACATGCTTTTCCAAACGTGcttaataatgttttaattccATAAAGACAgaaacataatacagtatggATATATTAGAtctatatataggcctatatacaaatgtatatttcatttttattgtgGCTATGAATACATATGTAGCAGTAGACAGtttgctttcttaagccagtgcttacaggttcctcaatcggttgacacaataaaatgtaatttctaatgccgatttttaacgtctatggacgatttctcatttttccaatgctttgcaacgcgccaggttccatgtagcaaatgcatacataatatacatttgacaggattaaaactatttcgcgcaccttgccgttttagtaaactatattccatacatatatagttaaacattttatgaagaatttaatttgtttatgtttatatgtccttgcttttattatgcccatcaatatattctttttaatcaaaatattttgccgatcaaaatatctctttggcgacgatttgcttacaatgaaaatcttactccacgcaaggttcatcac
Coding sequences:
- the LOC138314059 gene encoding uncharacterized protein gives rise to the protein MLVEETGSDTTSVPQTHQSQCTQGNDSNQITESQQKEVFSGNVGKNIDNVWESPSSRFGNESRSSEIQDDELYGDGSARADTTEKLKSMSEALKESPLFSVDKPSTDQGSSTYSSMDIIQQEQDAASTVSNSDEESGSSDEDNSSQHGDPKKRRKKPRKSKEDRKKKQGRKKRNVQEKRGKSGKNDNYGSSVDKTEENVSLHAVGTSNSEKTNRIVTRSSKSLEVNKTQEEEKDSTKEKTDENKASKTASNKKVGI